A DNA window from Verrucomicrobiia bacterium contains the following coding sequences:
- a CDS encoding SDR family oxidoreductase — translation MIQTNAEPIWITGAGGLIGSWLVRTAGQAAHSVLGLTRAQLDLTDFPAVRRFCNQHAPQLVIHCAALSRSPECEADPVSARRLNVDATAFLAELAANIPFVFFSSDLVFDGCAGNYDEASAVNPLSVYAETKVAAEKIVLSNPRHTVIRTSLNCGASPTGDRGFDEQMCRAWKQGRTLRLFTDEFRCPIPAETTARAVWELATQGQAGLFHVAGAERLSRWRIGEIIAACWPELEPRIQSASLSEYSGAPRPPDTSLNCAKAQHLLSFALPKFSDWAQRRP, via the coding sequence GTGATTCAGACCAACGCGGAACCCATTTGGATCACCGGCGCCGGGGGCCTGATTGGCAGTTGGCTGGTCCGCACTGCAGGCCAAGCTGCACACTCTGTCCTGGGCCTTACTCGCGCCCAACTCGATTTGACCGATTTCCCGGCTGTCCGCCGATTCTGTAACCAGCACGCCCCGCAGCTTGTCATCCATTGCGCCGCTTTGAGCAGAAGTCCGGAGTGCGAAGCCGATCCTGTCTCGGCCCGGCGCCTGAACGTCGATGCCACGGCGTTCCTGGCCGAGTTGGCGGCCAATATCCCATTCGTCTTTTTCTCCTCGGATTTAGTCTTCGACGGGTGCGCCGGCAATTACGATGAAGCTTCAGCGGTCAACCCGCTGAGCGTCTATGCGGAGACTAAAGTTGCCGCCGAAAAAATCGTACTCTCGAACCCGCGGCACACCGTTATACGCACGTCCCTGAACTGCGGCGCCTCGCCCACTGGCGATCGCGGATTCGACGAGCAGATGTGCCGCGCCTGGAAACAAGGCCGCACCCTGCGCCTGTTCACCGATGAATTCCGCTGCCCGATTCCGGCCGAGACAACAGCCCGCGCGGTTTGGGAACTTGCGACTCAGGGCCAGGCTGGGCTGTTCCACGTGGCTGGAGCGGAACGGCTTTCACGCTGGCGAATCGGCGAAATCATTGCCGCCTGTTGGCCAGAGTTGGAGCCCAGAATCCAATCCGCTTCTCTGAGTGAATACTCTGGCGCACCGCGCCCACCGGACACCTCTCTAAACTGCGCCAAGGCCCAACACCTGCTCTCATTTGCACTGCCGAAATTCAGCGACTGGGCTCAACGTCGGCCCTGA